A genomic region of Desulfosarcina ovata subsp. ovata contains the following coding sequences:
- a CDS encoding DMT family transporter — translation MDRATAKGVFLILLATLCIVLMNTCARVSSIHHGPVEMVFYRGVVALSLLVPYMLATHPVSVFKTRRVGAHLYRSIIGNIGVGLVFWAYTLLPMANATALLFSAPLFVTALSPLLLREHVDGQRWMAVALGFGGILLIARPSMGLVTDPASMVGLGAALCIALVDMALRNLGRTEHPLTTVFYFILGGVIFSAPYTFTVGSLPQGHLILWLAGIGLFTVVQQLGKTAAYRFAEASFLAPYSYTAILWATLIGWLLWREWVSVRVVAGSAVVIASNLFILKRAR, via the coding sequence GTGGACCGTGCAACGGCAAAAGGCGTTTTTCTCATTCTGCTGGCAACGCTGTGTATCGTTCTGATGAACACCTGCGCCCGGGTGAGCAGTATCCACCACGGACCGGTGGAAATGGTGTTCTACCGCGGCGTGGTCGCGCTGTCGCTGCTGGTGCCTTACATGCTCGCCACTCACCCGGTGTCGGTGTTTAAAACCCGCCGGGTGGGGGCCCACCTGTACCGCTCCATTATCGGTAATATCGGGGTCGGCCTGGTGTTCTGGGCCTATACCCTCCTGCCCATGGCCAATGCCACGGCCCTGCTTTTCTCCGCCCCCCTGTTCGTCACTGCCCTGTCGCCGCTGCTGCTTCGTGAACACGTCGATGGGCAACGCTGGATGGCGGTGGCCCTGGGCTTCGGCGGGATTCTTTTGATTGCCAGGCCTTCCATGGGCCTTGTCACCGATCCGGCATCCATGGTGGGGCTGGGCGCCGCACTGTGTATCGCCCTGGTGGACATGGCCCTGCGCAACCTTGGCCGAACCGAACATCCCCTGACCACCGTGTTCTATTTTATTCTGGGCGGGGTGATTTTCTCGGCGCCCTACACCTTTACCGTTGGCAGCCTGCCCCAAGGGCACCTGATCCTGTGGCTCGCCGGTATCGGCCTTTTTACCGTTGTTCAGCAACTGGGCAAAACCGCTGCCTATCGTTTTGCCGAGGCCTCTTTTCTGGCACCATACAGCTATACGGCGATCCTTTGGGCTACCCTGATCGGCTGGCTGCTCTGGCGTGAGTGGGTTTCTGTACGCGTCGTTGCCGGCAGCGCGGTGGTCATCGCCAGCAACCTG